DNA from Ptychodera flava strain L36383 chromosome 15, AS_Pfla_20210202, whole genome shotgun sequence:
CGGCtatttgttttacatatttatattaaatGATACCCCATCGATTCAGAGACACGTGTAAGGTGAGAGTTTCCCAATAGGACCATAATCTTCCATGGGGTCCAATATACGTCGTAAAATATTGTACATATTATAGACACCTAAAACTGAATATACTaaaaagtaaggaattttaaAATCAGGACAAACTAAAACAACGAACGAAATAAAACACACTAGCATTCACTAATTAGCTATTTTTCAAGCATTGGCCATCAATGACACGAAAGCAACGTTTTATGCTTACACTCACTACATGAAAAGTCTACACAAATTACAGTACATAGTAAAATCGGGGCTACGTCTAGATGGGCTTGCACTAAATACATTCTTACATTTATTgtattacatttattacattaacAGTCTGCAAGAATTACATTATAAGATCGGGGTTAGGTCTAGATGGACTTGAACGAAATGCATTCTTTGCATTTAATTCAGTTTTTCATGTATTATGCTCATTACATTAAATGTGTGCACGAATGGCATTATAAGATCGGAGCCTGTCTATAGATGTATTTTGTGCAGGGCCGGCCCAAACTCGCGAAGACGTCCGATCGACCCCCCGTCGAAGTCCCGATAGTTAAGCATGGCCATCTGTTGGCAGCAATTACGGTCTGCACATACGCGGCCCTCGACGTGCATATATGTACACGTCAAACTCCCAACTTTGGGAGTTTGGAGTGTAAAATACGGTCTATGGGCCGCGTAGGTGCAGAGCACGTCGAAGTCCCGATCGcaaagtaaaaatgtattaaatttacagaatgtatttcgtgcaaggccctcccaaactcccgatgatatccgatcggccctctcgacgaagttcTGATCGTAATGTGTATTTCGCgcagacatttaatgaaaaaaaatgtattatatGTGAAAAATGTATTACGTGCATGAATAAACGAAATAATGTAAAGCGTGCAGAAGTCTTGACTATTGGCCATGATGGTTGCAGTTTGTGCAGTCAATACTTTGACGATTTGgaacttttaagattttgacATGCTTACGCTGCCGAACAAATCTTCCCAGATGAGAAGGAGGGGGCAGAGTCCGTTTTCAGAATTACGATAATGCAAGTCCATGGTACACAGCATATTAattacttgaaaaaaataagCAATATGACGTGGTGGAGAATTTGGGTACCGATCTCCATACCTCTCAATACATAAccttaccgtttctgcatgcgACAAAGTTTGacttctttattattattattattattattattattattattattattattatttaactttatttactGTCGATAACATGTTCGGCCAATAAGGCCGATCTTCCACAAGGTCGACattaaaaaatttacagaatgacagaggaaaaaaaatacaaatactaaTACGAGCAACAAACCAATAAAAAATCAGGTCAAGAAAAATAACAGCAATTAGGACATATCACACCCGATCCATGagaaatttataaaattgcAACTTGAAAGATCTCAGATTTGGGCTGTTTTTCAGAGATGAGGGGAGTTCATTCCAAAGGACAGCAACAGAATATGAAAGgctttttctcattatttccgttctaatttttggcaagtaCAAGTTGTTTGTTGAAGTTGAGCGCAGAGACCTGGATGAATGAACGTTAGCAGGCTGGAAAAGATTACTCAAATAATTTGGACACAAGCCATTGACAATTTGGAACATCTGGACCCCTTTTTGATAAATCAAGCGACTACCAAGTGGAAGTAGGCCCAAAGTTTTAAACAATGGACCAGTTGGTTGATCCCATTTAGCCCCACAAACTAAACGAATAGCTTGTTTttgcaactgaaaaagtttGTTACAGTAGGATTGATCACAATTTCCCCAAACAACCGAACAGTAGTCGAAGGTTGATTCAATATAACTTGTATAGAACAATCTCCGTGCCCGTAAGGGCAAGAGATGTCGTATTCGTCGTAACAAAGCCAATTGACTAGATAATTTACCACGCAAGGAATTCACATGAGCGCTCCATGAAAGATTGCAATTCAGAATTACTCCTAGGAGTTTTAAAGGCAAACATGCTTGAAGAATTCAACCAAGTATAGACATACACGACCAAACTATTCCCGATCTTATCGTGTACATGAAACATTCTGATCGTATGTAAATGTTGCACAATTTAAAGTTTACTTATGTAAGTTACCCCTTGTGTTCTTTGACTGGTATGAAGTTCCTCAATGGTTGGTCTACTCCACCTTCCTCATCCTTTGAAAAGTTTCCCATTGCCTTCTCTATCACTGGTATCAAGTCTTCCATCTTCAGCACTTGTTGGACCAATTCCTTGCTGATAAACTTGGGTGGGTTCGCCATCTTTGCAGCTTCCAAAATTTCAACTCTTTTGCGACAAAGGAATGAATACAATTAATAAGTCACAGACATTTTATGCATATCGCATAAAATCTCTGTGACATATGActttttatgcatattaatcatggatattttaaaagtaaaaaaaatgcgTGGGCATTGACAAACAGATCACAGGAAGGGTGAACAAAATGGGTACACCAGCGTGACTGAAAATCAGGAGAAAAGGTTGACCTTGctgtttttgcaaaataattgcACATAGAAGCTGAAAAAGGGAAGGAACATGCACTCCTTTAAAGACTACAAATTTGTGAAATCCCCCagagcgaaggaaaaattgcaTGTTCTCTTCAGGAAGACTTCAAAGATTCGGTTGTCCATTCCCTAAAAAGCCAACACGTCACTCTACTCTCGGAGGGGCATTGCGAAAAACACCAGCACTGCCACTTTTGCATATAACAATATTTACATgggtcaaacaaacaaaacgaaCGACATGCTGGACGGAAATGTTTGCATGTTCTGCCCATCCAAAACACAATAGCTCACATCACGAAAGGTGAAATATTGCATATTCTCATTCTGTCCGCCCTCTGTAGATAAAATAGTTAATCCCTGTGAGTGACGTGGCCTGTACCTTCGAAAAggtagaacacgattggaactaatttgggataattggatcttcatatttttcaaatttctcgaaagtgttaggtgccctatagctgaatgttgcaatattacaaattactcataaaaacaagagtgtaacttaaaaacaaaagtagatgaggttacatttggagattaaatcgacattaattcgccatccaattatcccaaattagttccaatcatgttgtaGATGACTGTTGACATATGGCCTTTCTATCAAAATTCTTATCAGCAAGAAAAGTATATAAAAGGTTAAGGTAGACAAGGAGATTTCATCATACATTCACCGGCGTCCTCTGGTTTCTTTTACTCTGCGACACGAATGTAACTTGTCATATGCGTGGCTCATCTAAATGATGGAGATCTTACAATTCTGGAAAAATTCTCTGTCGTTCTCAGACACGCAAATCACTGATCACATGTTAGAATGCAATGCAAACAATAGATTACCCATTGACATTATTGTGGTACCGACAGCATGAATGTGACACACAGTTTTTAAGACTCTTTGAatcagaaaagtattttttCGATCAGTTTGGTGTAAGAAAGATCTGCAAAGTGCGCCTTGACATATGTGTGGACGCAATGGTCAATATGCTGCTAAAGGTATACAATGGGCCACCAAGGGCACAGTGATAAAGAGCGTTGAACACCCAGTTCGTTTATGTTTGAGAGCGTATCTCATGTAATGGGAAAGTTGTGGCAACTTACTCACTATTCGATGGACCATATGAGAGCTTTACTGTTAGACCTACCGACAAAGTAGGGGCAAAGAAATACCCTGACGGCGACATTAAATTCATCACGGTAGTCTGTATGCTACCTCTATGGTCAGGGTATAGCCCGTATGCCATGATAAGATCGCTCAGTCTCCAACCTTGGCCCTCTAGTTTCGACGCCACGACCTCGGGGCACGTGCGCCAAGTAGCTATTAAAGAGTATGCATAGTAACTGTCTAAGATTTCATGCATGTCTTTAACTTTGTTTCGTGCTCGCTCAATGGTACATGGTGCCACAGGCCCATAAAGGATTAAAGTCACAATGACCTTACGTTTACAGGCTTACTTACCGTAGTTGCGCCCCGATGTTGTTTATCGTATCATATCATGTGCGTGAGGATACGACATCTGACCTCGACTGAACTTTCGTAAAGGTTTATGGGAGAGGGCAGGAGCATAGTAGTATAAGAAGTG
Protein-coding regions in this window:
- the LOC139151625 gene encoding ketimine reductase mu-crystallin-like, producing MANPPKFISKELVQQVLKMEDLIPVIEKAMGNFSKDEEGGVDQPLRNFIPVKEHKGFLGSMPGYSAQDNALAIKLLPFFPNNAAKGLPIRMATIVTFEPSNGSI